One window of the Salmo trutta chromosome 35, fSalTru1.1, whole genome shotgun sequence genome contains the following:
- the LOC115174945 gene encoding 5'-nucleotidase, which translates to MGVREPLKSILFYLCICSHVCTEEWELTLLHTNDVHARVEETSKDSGKCTKPPCFAGVARRFTKIKEIRNREKNVMLLDAGDQFQGTVWFNVYKGAEAAHFMNKLGYDAMALGNHEFDNKVEGLIKPFLQEVKCTVLSANIKADDTLAPRISGLYFPYKVFDVDSKKVGVVGYTSKETPALSQTGPNLVFEDEIDALQLQVDKLITLGVNKIIALGHSGFVTDKEIARRVKGVDVVIGGHSNTFLYTGKQPSSEVPAGPYPVIVRSEGGRDVPVVQAFAFGKYLGYLKVTFDEAGNVLQSTGNPILLDSSVPEDPSILAEVNEWKKALANYSSQYVGETLVYLNGTFEECRFRECNLGNLICDAMVHHNIKYADELQWNHVSSCILQGGSIRSSIDEQSRNGSITMEDLIAVLPFGGTYDLVQLKGSTLRKAFEHSVRRYGGNTGEFLQVSGFHVEYDMSRPPGDRARSISVLCTDCRVPVYEPLDDRRLYKVVLPSYMVEGGDGFSMIKEENLKHDSGDMDISVVASYIAERKKVHPAIEGRIKISNSASGGPGHMALLIMLGLVMAVWEIMRDPWLQS; encoded by the exons ATGGGAGTGCGTGAGCCGTTGAAGAGCATTTTATTCTACCTCTGCATCTGTAGTCATGTTTGTACTGAAGAGTGGGAACTCACGCTGCTTCATACCAACGATGTCCACGCACGGGTTGAGGAGACAAGCAAGGACTCCGGCAAATGCACCAAGCCTCCGTGTTTTGCCGGGGTGGCACGGAGATTTACGAAAATAAAGGAGATCCGGAACCGAGAGAAAAATGTGATGCTGCTGGACGCAGGCGATCAATTTCAAGGAACAGTTTGGTTTAATGTCTATAAGGGAGCTGAGGCTGCACATTTTATGAACAAACTTGGCTACGATGCAATG GCTCTGGGGAATCATGAGTTTGACAATAAAGTGGAGGGACTTATCAAGCCGTTTCTCCAGGAGGTAAAGTGCACAGTCCTCAGCGCTAACATCAAAGCAGATGACACACTAGCCCCACGCATCAGTGGCCTTTATTTCCCCTATAAGGTATTTGATGTGGACTCTAAGAAAGTGGGCGTGGTGGGATACACATCAAAGGAGACGCCCGCTCTGTCACAAACAG GACCTAACTTAGTGTTTGAGGATGAGATTGATGCCCTCCAGCTCCAGGTTGACAAACTAATCACTTTGGGGGTCAACAAGATTATCGCCCTCGGTCACTCTGGCTTCGTTACAGACAAAGAAATAGCCAGAAGGGTAAAGGGTGTGGATGTGGTCATCGGAGGACATAGTAACACCTTTCTGTACACAG GAAAACAGCCTTCCTCTGAGGTCCCGGCAGGTCCCTACCCGGTCATAGTAAGGTCAGAGGGTGGGCGTGACGTCCCTGTGGTGCAGGCCTTTGCCTTTGGGAAATATCTGGGTTACCTCAAGGTGACGTTTGACGAAGCTGGCAACGTGCTCCAGTCCACAGGCAACCCCATCCTTCTGGACAGCTCTGTACCAGAGG ACCCCAGTATTCTGGCTGAAGTCAACGAGTGGAAAAAGGCCCTGGCAAATTACTCCTCCCAGTATGTGGGGGAAACCCTGGTGTATCTCAATGGAACGTTTGAAGAGTGCAGGTTCCGAGAGTGCAACCTGGGAAACCTAATCTGTGACGCTATG GTACACCACAACATTAAATATGCAGATGAGCTTCAGTGGAACCATGTTAGCTCCTGCATCCTCCAAGGGGGATCGATACGGTCATCCATAGATGAGCAGAGTCGAAACG GTTCCATCACGATGGAGGACCTCATTGCTGTGTTGCCGTTTGGAGGCACTTATGATCTGGTTCAGCTGAAGGGATCTACTCTGAGGAAGGCTTTTGAGCACTCCGTCAGGAGATATGGAGGGAACACAGGGGAATTCCTTCAAGTATCAG GATTTCATGTAGAGTATGATATGTCGAGGCCCCCTGGGGACCGTGCTAGGAGTATTAGTGTGCTCTGTACGGACTGCCGAGTGCCTGTCTATGAGCCTCTGGACGACAGAAGGCTATACAAGGTGGTCCTGCCCTCATACATGGTGGAAGGAGGAGACGGATTCTCCATGATTAAAGAGGAGAACCTGAAACATGACAGCG GTGACATGGACATATCGGTGGTGGCCAGCTACATTGCTGAGAGGAAGAAGGTGCACCCGGCTATAGAGGGACGTATCAAGATTTCCAACTCAGCTTCAGGAGGGCCTGGTCACATGGCTCTGTTAATCATGCTggggctagtgatggctgtttggGAGATTATGAGAGATCCCTGGCTGCAATCATGA
- the LOC115174942 gene encoding sorting nexin-14 isoform X1, giving the protein MECIRVYLESLKQGLQIDVLREVGRQYPVFCILLVFMLSLTILLNRYLHILMVFWSFLAGVITFYCSLGPESLLPNILYTIKPKNKQEQQELFPLGHSCAVCGKVKCKRHRPTLLLENYQPWLDLKVYSKVDASMSEVLELVLENFVYPWYRNITDDEACVDELRMTFRFFASVLVRRAQKVDVPSVISGKMMKAAMKHVEIIAKAKQKVKNTEGLQQAALDEYGPGLHFALHSRKYELRYLRKVTKMLFAYLMPPKATDCRSLAVLMQEILVGSVFLPIMDFMADPDTVNHMVLIFVDDTPSEPAMEPPSTLVPFLQKYADPRTKKTSVLKLELKEIREQQDLLFRFMNFLKQEGAVHVLQFLLTVEEFNDKILCPELSEAELHRLHGEVQHVYKTYCLEESIDKISFDRFIVEEIRNIAEGPYEGVVKLQTMRCLFEAYEHVLSLLESVFTPMFCHSDGYFTHLLMGAESPKRDSRVNRNSLCVDDMRNVSKRGETFGISRIGSKIKGVFKSTTMEGAMLPYTMVDAEDEVVEEATMVMEDDSPVETASTPGVLRNLSAWSITIPYIDFYDDEVKKERVPVFCIDVERNDMKEVGHETEDWSIFRRYMEFYVLENKLTEFHGSFADAQLPSKRIIGPKNYEFLSSKREEFEEYLQRLLQHPELSNSQLLADFLSPHSMETQFMDKMMPDVNLGKIFRSVPGKIIKEKGQNLEPFIQSFFNSCESPKVKPSRPELTILSSTAEYNKHSNDLYKNNANLSETLETHNRNYFMEMISVEGMYDYMMFMGRVVFHMPDWLHHILSGGRILLKNTLEAYMDNYIQHKLEMILQEHRVVSLVTMLRDAVFCENSEERTTGNKQRRAKKAFEEMMNYLPDFMEKCIGQEAKYEGIRLLFDGFQQPLLNKQMTYVLMDIAVEELFPELGKQGQREPSVDSNQ; this is encoded by the exons AGAATCACTCCTGCCCAACATCCTGTACACCATAAAGCCCAAGAACAAA CAAGAGCAACAGGAGCTGTTTCCATTGGGACACAGCTGTGCAGTGTGTGGGAAAGTAAAGTGCAAACGTCACAG ACCAACATTACTCCTAGAAAACTATCAGCCATGGTTGGACTTGAAAGTCTACTCCAAAGTGGATGCTTCCATGTCTGAG GTGCTCGAGTTGGTTCTGGAGAATTTTGTATATCCCTGGTACCG GAACATCACAGATGATGAGGCATGTGTAGATGAACTGAGAATGACCTTTCGGTTCTTTGCATCTGTGTTAGTTCGGCGAGCTCAGAAG GTTGATGTCCCCTCAGTTATTTCTGGCAAAATGATGAAAGCAGCCATGAAGCACGTTGAAATAATTGCAAAGGCCAAGCAAAAAG tgaagAACACTGAGGGTTTGCAGCAGGCTGCTCTGGATGAGTATGGCCCTGGCTTACATTTTGCCCTGCATAGTCGCAAATATGAGCTCCGTTATCTCAGGAAGGTGACAAAGATGCTATTTGCCTATCTCATGCCTCCCAAGGCCACTGACTGCAG ATCTCTAGCTGTGCTGATGCAAGAGATCCTGGTAGGCTCTGTGTTCCTCCCCATCATGGACTTCATGGCTGATCCT GATACTGTGAACCACATGGTGCTAATATTCGTTGATGACACTCCA TCTGAGCCGGCCATGGAGCCACCATCTACCCTGGTTCCATTCCTGCAGAAATACGCTGACCCTCGTACCAAGAAGACATCT GTGCTGAAGCTGGAGCTGAAGGAGATCCGGGAGCAGCAGGACCTTCTGTTCCGCTTCATGAACTTCCTAAAGCAGGAGGGAGCCGTGCACGTGCTCCAGTTCTTACTCACCGTGG AGGAGTTCAATGATAAGATCCTGTGTCCAGAGCTGAGTGAAGCTGAGCTGCATCGTCTGCATGGTGAGGTGCAGCACGTCTACAAGACCTACTGCTTGGAGGAGAGTATCGACAAGATCAGTTTTGACCGCTTCATCGTTGAGGAAATACGAAACA TTGCCGAGGGGCCGTACGAGGGAGTGGTGAAGCTGCAGACTATGCGCTGCCTGTTTGAGGCCTACGAGCATGTCCTGTCCCTGCTGGAGAGCGTCTTCACCCCCATGTTCTGCCACAGCGATGGG TATTTCACACACCTGCTGATGGGGGCAGAGTCTCCAAAAAGGGACTCCAGAGTTAACAG GAATAGTCTGTGTGTGGATGATATGAG GAACGTCTCAAAACGAGGGGAGACGTTCGGGATCAGCCGGATCGGCAGCAAAATCAAAGGCGTCTTCAAGAGCACCACCATGGAGGGGGCGATGCTGCCGTACACCATGGTCGACGCTGAAGATGAAGTG gttgaGGAAGCGACTATGGTGATGGAGGATGACTCCCCTGTGGAGACAGCTAGTACTCCAGGAGTCCTGAGGAACCTGTCAGCCTGGAGCATCACCATCCCCTACATTGACTTCTACGATGACGAGGTGAAGAAGGAGAGGGTCCCCGTGTTCTGCATCGACGTGGAACGCAATGACATGAAGGAAG TGGGACATGAAACAGAGGACTGGTCCATCTTCAGAAGATACATGGAATTCTACGTTCTAGAAAATAAACTCACAGAGTTCCATG GCTCATTTGCAGATGCACAGCTCCCTTCGAAAAGAATTATAGGACCAAAGAACTATGAGTTCCTATCATCAAAGAGGGAAGAATTTGAGGAGTATTTGCAG AGACTGCTGCAGCACCCAGAGCTGAGTAACAGTCAGCTGTTGGCAGACTTCCTGTCACCTCACAGCATGGAGACTCAGTTTATGGACAAGATGATGCCTGATGTAAACCTGG GTAAAATATTCAGGTCTGTCCCTGGAAAAATTATTAAAGAG AAAGGACAGAACCTAGAGCCTTTCATCCAGTCCTTCTTCAACTCTTGTGAATCTCCCAAAGTCAAACCCAGCAGGCCTGAGCTGACCATCCTCAGCTCTACTGCTGAGTACAACAAG CACTCCAATGACCTCTACAAAAACAATGCTAATCTGTCTGAGACCCTGGAGACACATAACCGGAACTACTTTATGGAGATGATCTCGGTAGAAGGGATGTATGACTACATGATGTTTATGG GTCGAGTCGTGTTCCACATGCCAGACTGGTTGCATCACATCCTGTCAGGGGGGCGGATCTTGCTCAAGAACACATTAGAGGCCTACATGGATAACTACATTCAACACAAACTGGAGATGATCTTGCAGGAGCACCGTGTGGTGTCTCTCGTCACCATGCTCagag ATGCTGTGTTCTGCGAGAACAGTGAGGAACGCACCACAGGAAACAAGCAGAGAAGAGCCAAGAAGGCATTCGAAGAGATGATGAATTATCTGCCAG ACTTTATGGAAAAGTGCATTGGACAGGAGGCCAAGTACGAGGGCATCCGACTTCTCTTTGACGGCTTCCAGCAGCCACTTCTCAACAAGCAG ATGACTTACGTTCTGATGGATATTGCTGTCGAAGAACTGTTTCCAGAACTCGGCAAG CAGGGACAAAGGGAGCCATCGGTAGACAGTAACCAGTGA
- the LOC115174942 gene encoding sorting nexin-14 isoform X3 produces the protein MVFWSFLAGVITFYCSLGPESLLPNILYTIKPKNKQEQQELFPLGHSCAVCGKVKCKRHRPTLLLENYQPWLDLKVYSKVDASMSEVLELVLENFVYPWYRNITDDEACVDELRMTFRFFASVLVRRAQKVDVPSVISGKMMKAAMKHVEIIAKAKQKVKNTEGLQQAALDEYGPGLHFALHSRKYELRYLRKVTKMLFAYLMPPKATDCRSLAVLMQEILVGSVFLPIMDFMADPDTVNHMVLIFVDDTPSEPAMEPPSTLVPFLQKYADPRTKKTSVLKLELKEIREQQDLLFRFMNFLKQEGAVHVLQFLLTVEEFNDKILCPELSEAELHRLHGEVQHVYKTYCLEESIDKISFDRFIVEEIRNIAEGPYEGVVKLQTMRCLFEAYEHVLSLLESVFTPMFCHSDGYFTHLLMGAESPKRDSRVNRNSLCVDDMRNVSKRGETFGISRIGSKIKGVFKSTTMEGAMLPYTMVDAEDEVVEEATMVMEDDSPVETASTPGVLRNLSAWSITIPYIDFYDDEVKKERVPVFCIDVERNDMKEVGHETEDWSIFRRYMEFYVLENKLTEFHGSFADAQLPSKRIIGPKNYEFLSSKREEFEEYLQRLLQHPELSNSQLLADFLSPHSMETQFMDKMMPDVNLGKIFRSVPGKIIKEKGQNLEPFIQSFFNSCESPKVKPSRPELTILSSTAEYNKHSNDLYKNNANLSETLETHNRNYFMEMISVEGMYDYMMFMGRVVFHMPDWLHHILSGGRILLKNTLEAYMDNYIQHKLEMILQEHRVVSLVTMLRDAVFCENSEERTTGNKQRRAKKAFEEMMNYLPDFMEKCIGQEAKYEGIRLLFDGFQQPLLNKQMTYVLMDIAVEELFPELGKQGQREPSVDSNQ, from the exons AGAATCACTCCTGCCCAACATCCTGTACACCATAAAGCCCAAGAACAAA CAAGAGCAACAGGAGCTGTTTCCATTGGGACACAGCTGTGCAGTGTGTGGGAAAGTAAAGTGCAAACGTCACAG ACCAACATTACTCCTAGAAAACTATCAGCCATGGTTGGACTTGAAAGTCTACTCCAAAGTGGATGCTTCCATGTCTGAG GTGCTCGAGTTGGTTCTGGAGAATTTTGTATATCCCTGGTACCG GAACATCACAGATGATGAGGCATGTGTAGATGAACTGAGAATGACCTTTCGGTTCTTTGCATCTGTGTTAGTTCGGCGAGCTCAGAAG GTTGATGTCCCCTCAGTTATTTCTGGCAAAATGATGAAAGCAGCCATGAAGCACGTTGAAATAATTGCAAAGGCCAAGCAAAAAG tgaagAACACTGAGGGTTTGCAGCAGGCTGCTCTGGATGAGTATGGCCCTGGCTTACATTTTGCCCTGCATAGTCGCAAATATGAGCTCCGTTATCTCAGGAAGGTGACAAAGATGCTATTTGCCTATCTCATGCCTCCCAAGGCCACTGACTGCAG ATCTCTAGCTGTGCTGATGCAAGAGATCCTGGTAGGCTCTGTGTTCCTCCCCATCATGGACTTCATGGCTGATCCT GATACTGTGAACCACATGGTGCTAATATTCGTTGATGACACTCCA TCTGAGCCGGCCATGGAGCCACCATCTACCCTGGTTCCATTCCTGCAGAAATACGCTGACCCTCGTACCAAGAAGACATCT GTGCTGAAGCTGGAGCTGAAGGAGATCCGGGAGCAGCAGGACCTTCTGTTCCGCTTCATGAACTTCCTAAAGCAGGAGGGAGCCGTGCACGTGCTCCAGTTCTTACTCACCGTGG AGGAGTTCAATGATAAGATCCTGTGTCCAGAGCTGAGTGAAGCTGAGCTGCATCGTCTGCATGGTGAGGTGCAGCACGTCTACAAGACCTACTGCTTGGAGGAGAGTATCGACAAGATCAGTTTTGACCGCTTCATCGTTGAGGAAATACGAAACA TTGCCGAGGGGCCGTACGAGGGAGTGGTGAAGCTGCAGACTATGCGCTGCCTGTTTGAGGCCTACGAGCATGTCCTGTCCCTGCTGGAGAGCGTCTTCACCCCCATGTTCTGCCACAGCGATGGG TATTTCACACACCTGCTGATGGGGGCAGAGTCTCCAAAAAGGGACTCCAGAGTTAACAG GAATAGTCTGTGTGTGGATGATATGAG GAACGTCTCAAAACGAGGGGAGACGTTCGGGATCAGCCGGATCGGCAGCAAAATCAAAGGCGTCTTCAAGAGCACCACCATGGAGGGGGCGATGCTGCCGTACACCATGGTCGACGCTGAAGATGAAGTG gttgaGGAAGCGACTATGGTGATGGAGGATGACTCCCCTGTGGAGACAGCTAGTACTCCAGGAGTCCTGAGGAACCTGTCAGCCTGGAGCATCACCATCCCCTACATTGACTTCTACGATGACGAGGTGAAGAAGGAGAGGGTCCCCGTGTTCTGCATCGACGTGGAACGCAATGACATGAAGGAAG TGGGACATGAAACAGAGGACTGGTCCATCTTCAGAAGATACATGGAATTCTACGTTCTAGAAAATAAACTCACAGAGTTCCATG GCTCATTTGCAGATGCACAGCTCCCTTCGAAAAGAATTATAGGACCAAAGAACTATGAGTTCCTATCATCAAAGAGGGAAGAATTTGAGGAGTATTTGCAG AGACTGCTGCAGCACCCAGAGCTGAGTAACAGTCAGCTGTTGGCAGACTTCCTGTCACCTCACAGCATGGAGACTCAGTTTATGGACAAGATGATGCCTGATGTAAACCTGG GTAAAATATTCAGGTCTGTCCCTGGAAAAATTATTAAAGAG AAAGGACAGAACCTAGAGCCTTTCATCCAGTCCTTCTTCAACTCTTGTGAATCTCCCAAAGTCAAACCCAGCAGGCCTGAGCTGACCATCCTCAGCTCTACTGCTGAGTACAACAAG CACTCCAATGACCTCTACAAAAACAATGCTAATCTGTCTGAGACCCTGGAGACACATAACCGGAACTACTTTATGGAGATGATCTCGGTAGAAGGGATGTATGACTACATGATGTTTATGG GTCGAGTCGTGTTCCACATGCCAGACTGGTTGCATCACATCCTGTCAGGGGGGCGGATCTTGCTCAAGAACACATTAGAGGCCTACATGGATAACTACATTCAACACAAACTGGAGATGATCTTGCAGGAGCACCGTGTGGTGTCTCTCGTCACCATGCTCagag ATGCTGTGTTCTGCGAGAACAGTGAGGAACGCACCACAGGAAACAAGCAGAGAAGAGCCAAGAAGGCATTCGAAGAGATGATGAATTATCTGCCAG ACTTTATGGAAAAGTGCATTGGACAGGAGGCCAAGTACGAGGGCATCCGACTTCTCTTTGACGGCTTCCAGCAGCCACTTCTCAACAAGCAG ATGACTTACGTTCTGATGGATATTGCTGTCGAAGAACTGTTTCCAGAACTCGGCAAG CAGGGACAAAGGGAGCCATCGGTAGACAGTAACCAGTGA
- the LOC115174942 gene encoding sorting nexin-14 isoform X2: MECIRVYLESLKQGLQIDVLREVGRQYPVFCILLVFMLSLTILLNRYLHILMVFWSFLAGVITFYCSLGPESLLPNILYTIKPKNKQEQQELFPLGHSCAVCGKVKCKRHRPTLLLENYQPWLDLKVYSKVDASMSEVLELVLENFVYPWYRNITDDEACVDELRMTFRFFASVLVRRAQKVDVPSVISGKMMKAAMKHVEIIAKAKQKVKNTEGLQQAALDEYGPGLHFALHSRKYELRYLRKVTKMLFAYLMPPKATDCRSLAVLMQEILVGSVFLPIMDFMADPDTVNHMVLIFVDDTPSEPAMEPPSTLVPFLQKYADPRTKKTSVLKLELKEIREQQDLLFRFMNFLKQEGAVHVLQFLLTVEEFNDKILCPELSEAELHRLHGEVQHVYKTYCLEESIDKISFDRFIVEEIRNIAEGPYEGVVKLQTMRCLFEAYEHVLSLLESVFTPMFCHSDGYFTHLLMGAESPKRDSRVNRNVSKRGETFGISRIGSKIKGVFKSTTMEGAMLPYTMVDAEDEVVEEATMVMEDDSPVETASTPGVLRNLSAWSITIPYIDFYDDEVKKERVPVFCIDVERNDMKEVGHETEDWSIFRRYMEFYVLENKLTEFHGSFADAQLPSKRIIGPKNYEFLSSKREEFEEYLQRLLQHPELSNSQLLADFLSPHSMETQFMDKMMPDVNLGKIFRSVPGKIIKEKGQNLEPFIQSFFNSCESPKVKPSRPELTILSSTAEYNKHSNDLYKNNANLSETLETHNRNYFMEMISVEGMYDYMMFMGRVVFHMPDWLHHILSGGRILLKNTLEAYMDNYIQHKLEMILQEHRVVSLVTMLRDAVFCENSEERTTGNKQRRAKKAFEEMMNYLPDFMEKCIGQEAKYEGIRLLFDGFQQPLLNKQMTYVLMDIAVEELFPELGKQGQREPSVDSNQ, encoded by the exons AGAATCACTCCTGCCCAACATCCTGTACACCATAAAGCCCAAGAACAAA CAAGAGCAACAGGAGCTGTTTCCATTGGGACACAGCTGTGCAGTGTGTGGGAAAGTAAAGTGCAAACGTCACAG ACCAACATTACTCCTAGAAAACTATCAGCCATGGTTGGACTTGAAAGTCTACTCCAAAGTGGATGCTTCCATGTCTGAG GTGCTCGAGTTGGTTCTGGAGAATTTTGTATATCCCTGGTACCG GAACATCACAGATGATGAGGCATGTGTAGATGAACTGAGAATGACCTTTCGGTTCTTTGCATCTGTGTTAGTTCGGCGAGCTCAGAAG GTTGATGTCCCCTCAGTTATTTCTGGCAAAATGATGAAAGCAGCCATGAAGCACGTTGAAATAATTGCAAAGGCCAAGCAAAAAG tgaagAACACTGAGGGTTTGCAGCAGGCTGCTCTGGATGAGTATGGCCCTGGCTTACATTTTGCCCTGCATAGTCGCAAATATGAGCTCCGTTATCTCAGGAAGGTGACAAAGATGCTATTTGCCTATCTCATGCCTCCCAAGGCCACTGACTGCAG ATCTCTAGCTGTGCTGATGCAAGAGATCCTGGTAGGCTCTGTGTTCCTCCCCATCATGGACTTCATGGCTGATCCT GATACTGTGAACCACATGGTGCTAATATTCGTTGATGACACTCCA TCTGAGCCGGCCATGGAGCCACCATCTACCCTGGTTCCATTCCTGCAGAAATACGCTGACCCTCGTACCAAGAAGACATCT GTGCTGAAGCTGGAGCTGAAGGAGATCCGGGAGCAGCAGGACCTTCTGTTCCGCTTCATGAACTTCCTAAAGCAGGAGGGAGCCGTGCACGTGCTCCAGTTCTTACTCACCGTGG AGGAGTTCAATGATAAGATCCTGTGTCCAGAGCTGAGTGAAGCTGAGCTGCATCGTCTGCATGGTGAGGTGCAGCACGTCTACAAGACCTACTGCTTGGAGGAGAGTATCGACAAGATCAGTTTTGACCGCTTCATCGTTGAGGAAATACGAAACA TTGCCGAGGGGCCGTACGAGGGAGTGGTGAAGCTGCAGACTATGCGCTGCCTGTTTGAGGCCTACGAGCATGTCCTGTCCCTGCTGGAGAGCGTCTTCACCCCCATGTTCTGCCACAGCGATGGG TATTTCACACACCTGCTGATGGGGGCAGAGTCTCCAAAAAGGGACTCCAGAGTTAACAG GAACGTCTCAAAACGAGGGGAGACGTTCGGGATCAGCCGGATCGGCAGCAAAATCAAAGGCGTCTTCAAGAGCACCACCATGGAGGGGGCGATGCTGCCGTACACCATGGTCGACGCTGAAGATGAAGTG gttgaGGAAGCGACTATGGTGATGGAGGATGACTCCCCTGTGGAGACAGCTAGTACTCCAGGAGTCCTGAGGAACCTGTCAGCCTGGAGCATCACCATCCCCTACATTGACTTCTACGATGACGAGGTGAAGAAGGAGAGGGTCCCCGTGTTCTGCATCGACGTGGAACGCAATGACATGAAGGAAG TGGGACATGAAACAGAGGACTGGTCCATCTTCAGAAGATACATGGAATTCTACGTTCTAGAAAATAAACTCACAGAGTTCCATG GCTCATTTGCAGATGCACAGCTCCCTTCGAAAAGAATTATAGGACCAAAGAACTATGAGTTCCTATCATCAAAGAGGGAAGAATTTGAGGAGTATTTGCAG AGACTGCTGCAGCACCCAGAGCTGAGTAACAGTCAGCTGTTGGCAGACTTCCTGTCACCTCACAGCATGGAGACTCAGTTTATGGACAAGATGATGCCTGATGTAAACCTGG GTAAAATATTCAGGTCTGTCCCTGGAAAAATTATTAAAGAG AAAGGACAGAACCTAGAGCCTTTCATCCAGTCCTTCTTCAACTCTTGTGAATCTCCCAAAGTCAAACCCAGCAGGCCTGAGCTGACCATCCTCAGCTCTACTGCTGAGTACAACAAG CACTCCAATGACCTCTACAAAAACAATGCTAATCTGTCTGAGACCCTGGAGACACATAACCGGAACTACTTTATGGAGATGATCTCGGTAGAAGGGATGTATGACTACATGATGTTTATGG GTCGAGTCGTGTTCCACATGCCAGACTGGTTGCATCACATCCTGTCAGGGGGGCGGATCTTGCTCAAGAACACATTAGAGGCCTACATGGATAACTACATTCAACACAAACTGGAGATGATCTTGCAGGAGCACCGTGTGGTGTCTCTCGTCACCATGCTCagag ATGCTGTGTTCTGCGAGAACAGTGAGGAACGCACCACAGGAAACAAGCAGAGAAGAGCCAAGAAGGCATTCGAAGAGATGATGAATTATCTGCCAG ACTTTATGGAAAAGTGCATTGGACAGGAGGCCAAGTACGAGGGCATCCGACTTCTCTTTGACGGCTTCCAGCAGCCACTTCTCAACAAGCAG ATGACTTACGTTCTGATGGATATTGCTGTCGAAGAACTGTTTCCAGAACTCGGCAAG CAGGGACAAAGGGAGCCATCGGTAGACAGTAACCAGTGA